A genomic stretch from Schistosoma haematobium chromosome 4, whole genome shotgun sequence includes:
- the AG8_1 gene encoding Severin (EggNog:ENOG41KOG0443~COG:S), whose product MALSNTPSQEYSWQGTNLPLFGSDEDKRVKKESGLQEEAWCSVLNTHCPRLFVWRVEKFKIRPVNENDYGHFFNGDSYIVLNIYSKGRGLGYDVHSWVGSKSTPEEYTTAVYKTVELDAVLDNQAVQHREVEQYESCLFKSYFSCFRILNGGIDSGFRRTTPNEYQPRLLHFHQEGRGRFQVQEVDLSINSLDSTDVFILDLGSKLYQWNGSKSNKEKRYNAAQFLLQVSSERNGRCKTAVLDELFTNSGDEFLHYLPDKPVHRSKKYCESTKCIYKLSDEDGNLSFDLVVKNHLPKRAVNEDEVFLIDAGYHLFIYIGSKCLLCEKQNALSYAHHYLKSTRHPFIPVTVIGSNQSSDELERAWDRDRASSYLQ is encoded by the exons AGGAATCTGGCTTACAAGAAGAAGCTTGGTGTTCAGTTTTGAATACACATTGTCCACGATTATTTGTATGGAGAGTTGAG AAATTTAAAATTAGACCAGTTAATGAAAATGATTATGGTCATTTCTTCAACGGTGATTCATATattgttttgaatatatattcaaaaggTAGAGGACTTGGTTATGATGTACATTCTTGGGTTGGATCGAAAAGTACTCCG GAAGAATATACTACAGCTGTTTATAAGACAGTGGAACTCGATGCTGTACTTGATAACCAGGCTGTTCAACATCGTGAAGTTGAACAATATGAATCATGCTTATTTAAATCCTACTTTTCATGTTTCCG CATACTGAACGGTGGCATTGACTCTGGTTTCCGTCGAACAACCCCAAATGAATATCAGCCAAGATTGTTGCATTTCCATCAAGAGGGCAGAGGACGATTCCAAGTACAGGAGGTGGATCTTTCGATCAATTCATTAGATTCTACTGACGTTTTTATTCTTGATCTTGGTTCAAAACTATATCAGTGGAACGGATCGAAAAGTAATAAAGAAAAGCGTTATAAT gCTGCTCAATTCTTACTACAAGTCAGTAGTGAACGTAATGGACGTTGTAAAACTGCTGTATTGGatgaattgtttacaaatagCGGA GATGAATTCTTGCATTATTTACCAGATAAACCAGTTCACAGATCTAAAAAGTACTGTGAATCAACAAAATGTATTTACAA GCTATCTGATGAAGACGGTAATCTATCATTTGATTTAGTTGTGAAAAACCATTTGCCTAAAAGAGCGGTTAATGAAGATGAGGTCTTTCTCATTGATGCAGGATATCATCTCTTTATTTACATTGGAAGTAAATGTTTACTATGTGAAAAGCAAAATGCTTTATCATATGCACAT CATTATTTAAAAAGCACAAGACATCCATTCATTCCAGTCACTGTTATTGGTTCTAATCAAAGTTCAGATGAACTCGAACGAGCATGGGACAGAGATAGAGCTTCAAgttatttacaataa